The Fibrobacter sp. UWB16 genomic interval CTTCTCGAAAAGATCCGATTTGTCACACAACAACGCATTACCCCAAAGCAGCACTCCCCTGCCGAAATCAGGCTCATGCACAACCACGCCGATTCTATCGATGACGAGGATTTGCTCCAGCACCTCAACCATCTCGAGATTTCACGAAATTCTTCGTGGGAATCGGAACCGATTATAAATCTCGTTGATAGCATTATTGTCAAGGCACTCCAGAAAAAAGCGACCGACATTCACCTCGAACCGTTGGCAGATTCACTACGTGTAAGATTTCGCATTGACGGGCTTTTAACGGAATACAGAACATTCCCGCAATGGCTTGCCGAGCCTATATTGATTCGTCTCAAGGTCATGGCGAATGTCGATATCACGGAGCGCCGCTTGCCACATGACGGGAGTTTCGCCTTTGAAGATTTTCATGAGAAGGTAAACGTTCGCTTAAGTACCATTCCCGTAAACAACGGCGAGAAATGCGTACTGCGATTGCTCCCCGCCAACGATTCCGCACAAACGCTCGACAGCCTTGATTTTAGCGAAACAACGCTCCAAGCGATTCGGAAAATTTTCAACGCCCCGCAAGGGCTATTCCTCGTTACAGGGCCCACAGGGAGCGGCAAGACGACTACGCTTTACGCTGGCCTCCGAGAAATCATCCAGCGAAAAATCAACGTCACGACAATTGAGGACCCCATAGAATACGAACTCCGCGGAGCAAATCAGGTTCCCGTCAACGAAAAATGCGGATTCACGTTCGCCGTTGCATTGCGTTCTATTTTGCGCCAGGATCCAGACGTGATTCTCGTCGGAGAAATCCGCGATGCAGAGACTGCACAAATAGCATTACAAGCCGCACAGACAGGGCATCTCGTGTTGAGCACGTTGCACACAAACAGTGCAAAAGCAGCGGCAGCGAGACTTCTTGATTTAGGCGTTCCAAAAGGTATCTTGGATGAAGCTTTGCTTGGCGTTTTTGCCCAACGCCTCGTAAGGAAGCTTGACAAAACAACTTCTCATGAGTCCTCACCGCATTACAAAGGCAGAACCGTTGTCTGTGAATTGCTATTGCCTAACAACACCTACGCCGACTCCACCATGCAAGAAAACGCAAGAAAGCTCGTAGAATCCGGCATCACCACCGAAGAAGAAATTGAGAGAGTGCTAGGATCATAATAATTCTTATTCAGCAAATCAAAAAGCATTGAATCCGTTTAAAGCGAGAACAAATGATAAAATAAAAAGTCTGTCATCGTCGAGAGAATAAAGCGTCGGCCAAGGATGGGGAGGGTGCAGGGAGGGGCCCGTGCAGCCTTCGCAACTCCGAGCTGGGGCCCCGCCCGCAAGAAGTACATTTTACATTAAAATAAAAACAGAAGAAGTGAACTATTTCTTAGTTCACTTCTTCCCGCCGAACCAATCGTTGATGTCTTCGCCTTCTTTCATCGACAATTTGCCAAATTGATCTACGCCATCACCAAGCACAACCGTGCGGATATTCGCATTCGCAAAAACCGTCTGCAAATACTCCGTACCGCTGCGCCCCGCCTCGTCCTTGTCCAAACAAAGCACGACGCTTTTGTTCTTGAACAGCGGGAGCCATTCTGTCTTAAAAGAACGCACGCCCGGAATTCCAATCGCATCAATGCGTTGCCCCAAAAACGTAAGCGTATCGACGACGCCTTCGCAAAGGTAAACCCAGCCCGGCCTTTCATCAAGCGCGGAAACATTGTACGGGAACGGAACCGTCCCGCGCAAGTTCAGCTCCTTCGGCACAACCGTGCTATCAATCGCGCGCGCCTGGAAATAAAACGAACGGCGTTTGGTATCGAGATACGGGAAAAATAGCGGATGCTTGTAATACCTCAAGTTTCCTTTTTCACTGAAAAGCCCCACGTACTTGAGAACTTCCAAATCGTAAGTTTCCTTGAGCTTATTGTTGAGCGCGCCATAATCCGTAATCGTGCGCAAAAGCATCTTGTCCCAAATCGGCTTGTAAATGCGGCGACGTGCAAGGTATGCAGCCGCAGGCGTCTTATCGACAGGGCTCAACATTTTCAAGAACGAGAGGATAATCTTCTTGCGTTCATCATCGCTTACAAGCTCTTTTGCAGGCTCGGGAGAGCGATATTCAAGAGCGGCATCACGGACTGCCGTTTTCGCAACAAGCGCTGCACTTTGTTCAGGCGACACATTCGAAGCTGGAGTTCGATTCGGCATCACCGTTGCAGAAGCAGGATTCGTCATTGATACGCGATTTTGCACCTGAGGCTTCGCCCCATGCAACAGGAATCCATACGTTTCCTTGAGCCAGTTCAGAGCTTCTAGGAATGAACAATTCTTGACAAACTGCACAAGCGAAATCACATCACCACGAACGTCATCGCAGACCCAGCAACGGAATGTTCCGCGTTCTTCGGAAAACGATACGGACGGAGTTCTATCGCCATGCGCATGGCGTGTCGGGAAAAAGCAACGACAACGGCCACGCACCACCGGGAGACCTAAATCCATAGCCACCGTCGTAATCGAGAGTGCAGCCTTAAATTGTTTGAGTTCCTCTTCTGTCATTGCACCAAGAATATATATATTTTCGTCATGATTATTCAAGAAAATATACCGATGAGCGAGCACACGTCCTTTAAAGTTGGCGGTCCCGCACGATATTTCGTCAAAGCAGAATCCGTAAGCGATATCAAAGAAGCAATCGCATTTGCAAACGAGCAAGCGCTCCCGAACTACATTCTCGGCAAAGGCACGAACTTGCTCGTCTCTGATAGCGGATACAACGGCGTCATTATTCAGCTCGGTAAATTTTTCTCGGAAATCACAGATCTTGGCAACAGCAAGATTTGCGCTAAAGGCGCCACGCCGCTTGCCCGCCTCGCCCGCTACACAATTAACGAAGGACTCGCAGGCATCCACAAGCTCGCCGGCATTCCCGGGAGCCTCGGCGGTGCGATTTACATGAACGCAGGCGCTTACGGTCAAGATGTTTCGCAGACTTGCGTTGAAGTCGAAAGCATCGATGCCGCAGGCAATATGCACACGCGAGCCGCAGCAGATTGCAAATTCGGTTACCGCCATAGCGTATTTCAAAAGCTTGCAAAATGCGAGCCCAAGGTCCCTGAGCCTGCCGAAGGGGGGCAAAGCAATTTTCTTTCAGAAACAATTCTTTCTGCCACATTCCAGCTTACGCCCGCAACAGAACTTGGCAAGACAGCCAAAGATCTAGAAAGCGAAATGCAAGAATGCATGACAAAGCGTCGCAATTCGCAACCGCTTTCCATGCCCAATGCGGGTAGCACCTTCAAGCGTCTAGATGCAGGCGCCGCCGAAACGCCAACACAAATCGCACCAGGTTATTACATCGAACAGGCGGGTTTAAAAGGCTACCGCATAGGCGGCGCCGAAGTGAGCCGTGTGCACGCGAACTTTATCGTCAACGCAGGCAACGCCACCGCAGCAGACATCAAAACACTCAGCGAATACGTTCAAAAAGTCGTCGCCGAAAAGTTTGGCATTCAGCTTCACAGAGAAGTGATTCTGCTCGGAGAATTCTAAAAAGACAGTCTACTTTGACAGCGGATCGTACTTGTTCAAGATTTTAACGATGAGCCAATAGACAAGTCCACCGATCATACCGCCGAGTGCATCAGCAATCAAGTCGAAACCGCTACAGTCACGGCCTTCCACAAAGCTCTGGTGGTATTCGTCCGTACAGCCGTAAGCAAGCGCAATAGCCATCACGATTAGCACCTTGAGCCACGGTTTCAAAGACCACTGGCCACGTGCCCACCACATGCAAAAACATCCCGCCAAAGTGGCGTATTCGCACGTATGCGCAAGTTTATCCCATACATGCGGGAAGTCTTCGAGTTCATAGGATGTCATCGAAGAAATCTTGAAAATGATAGCCATGCAGAGGATGGCAGGGACTTTTCTAAAAAACGGATACTTGTCAAAGAGCGATTCAAACATGCGCCCAAATTTAGCTTTTGTAAAAGCTATTCGTTCTTGAGCAGGCGCTTGGAGACAACATTTTTGTATTCTTCTTCTGCCGTCATGTCGTTGATTCGGTTACTCTTCTTGCCATCTTCATAATTTTCGAAGAAGCAATACGTCTCATAGACTTTTCTTGCCTTGATCTTTTTGCCGTTTACAAATGTGGCGACAATTTCAAAATGGGCTATTCGATTCTGCTTGAGGCGAATCGGCAATTTAAATGAATTTGTCATCAATTCATCGTCTGCAAAAGTCTTTACCACAACACCCTTGCGTTTCACGATAATCTTCTTGATCTGACTCAAGTCCGAGCCCATCAGTCCAGCCACACTAAAACGGAGCGTCGCCGGGATATCACGCTCTTCGGGCAATACGTGAATGCGTTCACGACCAGAACCTTCTATGACAATCGAAGGCTTGAGTTTTTTTGGCTGGACCGTATCCTTAGCAGCCGTAGACTTGCGTTCATTAGCCTTCGTCAAGACTTCCGCCATCTTCGCCGAAACAAAGTTCGTATGCCAGGTATGGCAAATGTATTCCACTTCACCATTGCTGCAATTCACAACAAAATGCTTCGGACCAAACGCTGTAGAATCCGCCCATTCAAACGTACGCTTGTAAAGCCCGCTTTCAGGAATCGTATCGACAATTCCGAGCACAGAAACTAAGCTTCCCGGGATAAACAACGCTTCAAGCGTTACACTCGGCTTGCCAATGTATTCATTCAAGACCTTCGGCTTAAACTCAATCTGCGAGCTCTTTATGAATGCTTCCGATTTTTTCTTGTAGGCTTCATCAAATTCCAGCAACATAGGTTCGAGCTTGTCGAGATTCAACCTTGCAGCGCGCACACCAAGTTCAGTAGCGGCACCAGTCGCAATAGAATCAAGAGCACGAGCTAAAATAAGCGTACCCGAACTTGCAAGCGATAAAATCTTTACGCCATTCGTATTGGCAATCAAAGTCTGTCCGCTCTTGACCGACTGCGCTGTACCGGTTTTCACGGTCACGTCAAGACGACCTTCCTTAAGCGACGAGATTTCCAACCCATCGACATTTTCAATAAAGCCAGCCGTTCCACGAACTACAGACGAAACATTTTCTGTACGAATTTCAAACTCGTCCTTGACCGCCTGTTTCTGCACATCAAACAACAACTTTCCATGGCTGAGCGCAACGGTCATTCTTGCTTTCAGTTCATCCGCTTTAGTGACTTCAATAGCCATCTCAGACCGGCCATCGGTCTTGAGCGCAGAACCGTCATCAACAGAAATAACAACCGAAGAACCCGCCTCAGTCACAATCGATGATTTTTCATGAACGGATAAGCCGACTTTCAATGACTTGGCATGGCTATCAGCAGTCTTCACATGGGCATCGCCCACAACGCTCTGGACAACGCCATTAAACAAAGGCTTTTCGGGAACCGCATTTAACGATTCTTTTTTGGAGGATTCAGAATCGCCACAGGCAGAAAAAGATACAGCAAAAACGAGGGCCAAGCCCAAAAGTCCAACCCTAAAAATCTTTGCTTGATTCTTTCCTACCATGTTTTTTAATCTAGTAATTAAAATTTCAAAAAAGAAATTTACAATCACTTTTCCCCCTCGATTAAAAACAATAATTTGCGCTCCGTCACACGTTTTATGAACCACACAAATGCGTGACAAAATAAATATAACTAAAAATTCTAAATTTTTACCCATGAAAGCAATTACATTGAAAGCCGGGCGCGATAAATCCGCCCTCCGTTACCACCCGTGGATTTTTAGCGGCGCCATTGATGAAGTTGTTGGCGACCCCGCGCTTGGTGACGTTGTCGAAGTTTATAGCTACCACAGCGATTTTCTGGGCCTTGCAGCCTACTCCCCGAAATCCCAGATCCGAGGCCGTTTCTGGACATTCGGGACCGAAGGAAAGAACGTCAAGATTGACCGCGAATTCTTTAGCGACATTTTGGACCGCGCCATCGCCTCCCGCAAGAGCCGTGGGTTCGACATCCATGACAAGGAATGTGCATTCCGCCTTGTGAACGCTGAAAATGACGGCATTCCAGGTTGCATCATCGACAAGTATGCCGACATCTACTCCGTCGAAATCCTTGCTGCAGGCGCCGAAGTCAATCGCCAGATCATTTACGAATTGCTTGCCGAAAAGACGGGTTGCCGTGGCATTTATGAACGCTGCGATTCCGAAGTCCGCAAAAAGGAAGGACTCCCCCTCCGCACGGGCGTTGTATTTGGCGAAGTTCCAGACGAACCGGTCATCATCAACGAAAATGGAATTCTATTCCCGATTGACGTAAAGAACGGACACAAGACCGGCTACTACCTCGACCAGCGCGATGCCAGACGCCGTGTAGGCGAACTCGCTCGTGGCAAGAAGATGCTCAACTGCTTCTGCTACACCGGCGGCTTTGGTCTGTACGCCCTCCGTGGCGGTTGCGAAAAGGTTTATCAGGTCGACGTTTCCAAGGACGCGCTCAAGCTCGCCAAGGAAGGCATCATGCGCAACAAATTAAGCACGGCACATGCAACACACGTCGAAGCAGACGTGTTCCAGTACTTGCGCAAGTGCCGTGACAAGGCCGAAACGTTCGACTTCATCGTGCTTGACCCGCCAAAGTTCGTCGAAAGCAAGGACAACTTGCAGAAAGGCGCCCGCGGTTACAAGGATATTAATTTGCTTGCAATGAAGTTGCTTGCCGAAGGCGGCATGCTTGCCACATTCAGCTGTTCCGGCCTTATGGAAATGGACTTGTTCCAGAAGATTATCGCCGACGCCGCAGCCGATGCCCACCGTCGCGTGCAGATTATCGAACGTTTTGGACAGCCAGCCGACCATCCCGTGAACACAGCCTTCCCCGAAGGACAATACCTCAAGGGACTCCTGGTGCAGGTTGTTTAACACCTTTTATAAAAGCACAAGATGGAGAAGCCCGTTCAAAGACGGGCATGACAGCATCAAAAGCTTCCAAAAAACTTACTACACAGGTGACAAAGCCTGTGTAGTTTTTTTATAATTTTAGGAGAAGATAAAAAGGTATATGTGGACGGTTTTATAGAGGTCAAAAATGTATTTAGTCACTTACGACATCGGCAACTCCTTTATAAAAGCAACACTTACAAAAATCGCAAATTCGATTGAATTCGTGGGAGCGACTGTTGTCAGTACGCATAGTACCTCGACTTTAGGCGGCAAAGGGGTGGAACAGAGCACCGAACAATGGTGGGATTCCATCTGCCGTAGCACAAAAGACCTCCTCAAAAATTACGGTATTACTAGCGACCAGATCAAGGGTATCAGTTTCTGTTCCCAAATGAACGCAACCATACTCGTTGATGATGACGGCAATGCGGTCCGCCCACCCATGACGTTCCTGGACAGACGTGCCGACAAAGAATTCAAGGGCTACTTCAACCACGGTCTCAAGATTCACGGTCTAAACATCTGGAAACTCATCAAGGCGATGCATCATACAAGCATGGTCCCCGTTGGAGCTTACAGCCCGATTTGGAAATACAAGTGGGTACAAAACAACGAGCCCGAAAATTTTGCAAAAGTCGACAAGTTCCTAGATGTTGGCGATTATCTTTTGTACAAAGCCACAGGACGATTCGTCCGCACAGAAGACTCCGCATTCTGCACGGCACTCAACGATTGCCGCAAAGGCCATTCCGGCTGGAGCCACACCATGGCTAAAGCGTACGGCATCAACGAAAAGCACTTGCCAGAGATTGTGCAAAGCACAGACATTGTCGGCCGTATTACAGCCACTGCCGCCGAACAGATGGGCTTGGAAAAGGGCACACCAGTCATCGCTGGAGGCGGAGATATCGCCATGGTCGCAATCGGTTGTGGCAACACCCAAAACAATCTTACCAGCATTTACTGCGGAACTTCAGGATCCGTCTGCACCGTTGTCGATCACATTATCCAGTTTGCAGATATCATGATGATTGCCGTCAAGGGGCCGAATCCCAAGCAAAAATACCTGTACGGAGAACTTGAAACCGCAGGCAAGTGCTTTGCCTGGGCTCGCGAGCTCATCGGCAAGCTGGACAATTCGCAGTACAGCTACGAAGAATGCGCATCACTTATTTCAAAATCAAAGCCAGGTTCCCGTGGACTCCTGTTCACGCCATTCATGAACGGCTGCAAGACGCCTTTTGAAGACGGCGAAATCCGCAGTTCGCTTTCGGGTATTGAACTGGATACAACCCGTGGAGACTTGCTCCGCGCCGTTATCGAAGGTATCTGCTTCCACTTCCGCTGGCTCTTGGAATGCCAGGCCAAGAAATGCAAGATATCAGACACCATCCGCTTTGCAGGCGGTCTTGCTAGAATCAACATCATGAACCAGATTCTCGCCGACGTGACCGGGCATACGATTGAAACGGTAAAGCATCCGCAATATGTGGGCGCACTAGGTGCCGCTGCCGTTGCTGCAATCGGACTTGGGCAGATGCATTTCGAAGACATCCATAGCTATATCGAAATCACGAATACATACACGCCCAATCCCGAGAATCACGAGATTTACAACAAAATCTACAAGAAATTCTTGGATAAAGTCAAGAGCGATCGAAAGCTCGTGAAAGGGTAATTTTTCTTAAAAATTTTTCAAAAAAGGCGATGGCCTCCCTTCGACAAGCTCAGGGACCTGAGCGGGCATGACATCTTAGAAACAATGAAGCCGGGACAAGCCCGGCATAAC includes:
- a CDS encoding FecR domain-containing protein — its product is MVGKNQAKIFRVGLLGLALVFAVSFSACGDSESSKKESLNAVPEKPLFNGVVQSVVGDAHVKTADSHAKSLKVGLSVHEKSSIVTEAGSSVVISVDDGSALKTDGRSEMAIEVTKADELKARMTVALSHGKLLFDVQKQAVKDEFEIRTENVSSVVRGTAGFIENVDGLEISSLKEGRLDVTVKTGTAQSVKSGQTLIANTNGVKILSLASSGTLILARALDSIATGAATELGVRAARLNLDKLEPMLLEFDEAYKKKSEAFIKSSQIEFKPKVLNEYIGKPSVTLEALFIPGSLVSVLGIVDTIPESGLYKRTFEWADSTAFGPKHFVVNCSNGEVEYICHTWHTNFVSAKMAEVLTKANERKSTAAKDTVQPKKLKPSIVIEGSGRERIHVLPEERDIPATLRFSVAGLMGSDLSQIKKIIVKRKGVVVKTFADDELMTNSFKLPIRLKQNRIAHFEIVATFVNGKKIKARKVYETYCFFENYEDGKKSNRINDMTAEEEYKNVVSKRLLKNE
- a CDS encoding FGGY-family carbohydrate kinase is translated as MYLVTYDIGNSFIKATLTKIANSIEFVGATVVSTHSTSTLGGKGVEQSTEQWWDSICRSTKDLLKNYGITSDQIKGISFCSQMNATILVDDDGNAVRPPMTFLDRRADKEFKGYFNHGLKIHGLNIWKLIKAMHHTSMVPVGAYSPIWKYKWVQNNEPENFAKVDKFLDVGDYLLYKATGRFVRTEDSAFCTALNDCRKGHSGWSHTMAKAYGINEKHLPEIVQSTDIVGRITATAAEQMGLEKGTPVIAGGGDIAMVAIGCGNTQNNLTSIYCGTSGSVCTVVDHIIQFADIMMIAVKGPNPKQKYLYGELETAGKCFAWARELIGKLDNSQYSYEECASLISKSKPGSRGLLFTPFMNGCKTPFEDGEIRSSLSGIELDTTRGDLLRAVIEGICFHFRWLLECQAKKCKISDTIRFAGGLARINIMNQILADVTGHTIETVKHPQYVGALGAAAVAAIGLGQMHFEDIHSYIEITNTYTPNPENHEIYNKIYKKFLDKVKSDRKLVKG
- a CDS encoding class I SAM-dependent rRNA methyltransferase; translation: MKAITLKAGRDKSALRYHPWIFSGAIDEVVGDPALGDVVEVYSYHSDFLGLAAYSPKSQIRGRFWTFGTEGKNVKIDREFFSDILDRAIASRKSRGFDIHDKECAFRLVNAENDGIPGCIIDKYADIYSVEILAAGAEVNRQIIYELLAEKTGCRGIYERCDSEVRKKEGLPLRTGVVFGEVPDEPVIINENGILFPIDVKNGHKTGYYLDQRDARRRVGELARGKKMLNCFCYTGGFGLYALRGGCEKVYQVDVSKDALKLAKEGIMRNKLSTAHATHVEADVFQYLRKCRDKAETFDFIVLDPPKFVESKDNLQKGARGYKDINLLAMKLLAEGGMLATFSCSGLMEMDLFQKIIADAAADAHRRVQIIERFGQPADHPVNTAFPEGQYLKGLLVQVV
- a CDS encoding VanZ family protein, encoding MFESLFDKYPFFRKVPAILCMAIIFKISSMTSYELEDFPHVWDKLAHTCEYATLAGCFCMWWARGQWSLKPWLKVLIVMAIALAYGCTDEYHQSFVEGRDCSGFDLIADALGGMIGGLVYWLIVKILNKYDPLSK
- the murB gene encoding UDP-N-acetylmuramate dehydrogenase, producing MIIQENIPMSEHTSFKVGGPARYFVKAESVSDIKEAIAFANEQALPNYILGKGTNLLVSDSGYNGVIIQLGKFFSEITDLGNSKICAKGATPLARLARYTINEGLAGIHKLAGIPGSLGGAIYMNAGAYGQDVSQTCVEVESIDAAGNMHTRAAADCKFGYRHSVFQKLAKCEPKVPEPAEGGQSNFLSETILSATFQLTPATELGKTAKDLESEMQECMTKRRNSQPLSMPNAGSTFKRLDAGAAETPTQIAPGYYIEQAGLKGYRIGGAEVSRVHANFIVNAGNATAADIKTLSEYVQKVVAEKFGIQLHREVILLGEF
- a CDS encoding GspE/PulE family protein gives rise to the protein MNTKNLSKKWCQKNGIAVVESTGECAALLKVAVPNANDEFLLEKIRFVTQQRITPKQHSPAEIRLMHNHADSIDDEDLLQHLNHLEISRNSSWESEPIINLVDSIIVKALQKKATDIHLEPLADSLRVRFRIDGLLTEYRTFPQWLAEPILIRLKVMANVDITERRLPHDGSFAFEDFHEKVNVRLSTIPVNNGEKCVLRLLPANDSAQTLDSLDFSETTLQAIRKIFNAPQGLFLVTGPTGSGKTTTLYAGLREIIQRKINVTTIEDPIEYELRGANQVPVNEKCGFTFAVALRSILRQDPDVILVGEIRDAETAQIALQAAQTGHLVLSTLHTNSAKAAAARLLDLGVPKGILDEALLGVFAQRLVRKLDKTTSHESSPHYKGRTVVCELLLPNNTYADSTMQENARKLVESGITTEEEIERVLGS
- a CDS encoding CHC2 zinc finger domain-containing protein, translating into MTEEELKQFKAALSITTVAMDLGLPVVRGRCRCFFPTRHAHGDRTPSVSFSEERGTFRCWVCDDVRGDVISLVQFVKNCSFLEALNWLKETYGFLLHGAKPQVQNRVSMTNPASATVMPNRTPASNVSPEQSAALVAKTAVRDAALEYRSPEPAKELVSDDERKKIILSFLKMLSPVDKTPAAAYLARRRIYKPIWDKMLLRTITDYGALNNKLKETYDLEVLKYVGLFSEKGNLRYYKHPLFFPYLDTKRRSFYFQARAIDSTVVPKELNLRGTVPFPYNVSALDERPGWVYLCEGVVDTLTFLGQRIDAIGIPGVRSFKTEWLPLFKNKSVVLCLDKDEAGRSGTEYLQTVFANANIRTVVLGDGVDQFGKLSMKEGEDINDWFGGKK